One region of Triticum aestivum cultivar Chinese Spring chromosome 6B, IWGSC CS RefSeq v2.1, whole genome shotgun sequence genomic DNA includes:
- the LOC123138680 gene encoding BURP domain-containing protein 6-like, which translates to MYRCAVVFLIVVAACTPAMSSFWQQALPGTPMPEAIADLVPKGIDDAPQVERYPAFPSISLCGAWTGMCTASLAAPTGIFFYEAQLRPGSTMTMSFPAEAEPPILPHDLAEKVPFANRSAVLTTFSIPTGSAEASHVAKTLSLCQSLPHAGEVRVCTTSLESTVRSAMNMLGGRSTGGDHGMWTATSVLPAGGGLPRQLYKVQAVTKLLGDYFVGCHKMPFPYRVYQCHMTAGLTDKGYVVSLRGLVGGGPTAKLLAFCHFDTSKWSPAHPSFEVLGTHPGTPVCHFMPYANPVFGIGKKATKP; encoded by the exons ATGTACCGTTGTGCTGTGGTCTTTCTGATCGTGGTGGCCGCCTGCACTCCGGCCATGAGCAGCTTTTGGCAGCAGGCCCTCCCGGGCACGCCGATGCCAGAGGCCATCGCAGACCTTGTGCCGAAAG GCATCGATGATGCGCCTCAAGTGGAGCGCTACCCTGCATTCCCCAGCATCAGTTTGTGCGGTGCTTGGACCGGCATGTGTACGGCGAGCTTGGCGGCACCGACGGGCATCTTCTTCTACGAGGCACAGCTGCGTCCGGGCAGCACCATGACTATGTCCTTCCCTGCAGAAGCTGAGCCGCCCATCCTCCCACACGACCTCGCGGAGAAGGTCCCCTTCGCAAACCGAAGCGCCGTCCTCACCACCTTCAGCATCCCAACAGGCTCCGCCGAGGCATCCCACGTGGCGAAAACACTGAGCCTGTGCCAGTCGCTGCCGCACGCCGGCGAGGTTAGGGTCTGCACCACGTCGCTGGAGAGCACCGTGCGGAGCGCCATGAACATGCTAGGTGGTCGCTCCACCGGTGGTGACCATGGTATGTGGACCGCCACGTCGGTGCTCCCGGCCGGCGGCGGCCTGCCACGTCAGCTGTACAAGGTCCAGGCGGTCACCAAGCTCCTTGGTGACTACTTCGTCGGCTGCCACAAGATGCCATTCCCCTACCGCGTTTACCAGTGTCACATGACGGCCGGGCTCACGGACAAGGGTTATGTGGTCTCGCTCCGGGGACTCGTCGGCGGAGGACCGACAGCCAAGTTGTTAGCATTCTGCCACTTTGACACGTCCAAGTGGAGCCCGGCTCATCCGTCGTTCGAGGTGCTAGGTACACACCCTGGAACGCCGGTGTGCCACTTCATGCCCTACGCCAATCCGGTGTTTGGCATTGGCAAGAAGGCAACCAAACCGTAG